A window of Silurus meridionalis isolate SWU-2019-XX chromosome 28, ASM1480568v1, whole genome shotgun sequence contains these coding sequences:
- the ddx21 gene encoding nucleolar RNA helicase 2 has protein sequence MPSLVLSSNDNLSNMDDVDEGLDTKLDIKKKKDKVKKKKTTMTEEPADCEPPAPKKVKREKMDTADGTVQKSPDINGNLGRKAAKVKNLHSSDELVNTADEQSEKKKKKKKAAAPDGATVDQPPVDANGAKSPKSPAKVNGHFTDSTSPQSSEDSSEESEKDVETPEQKIGNFSNFRISQDTIKLLKTRGVTYLFDIQVKTFDSVYDGKDVIGQARTGTGKTFSFAIPLIEKLQTGGEDKRRGRAPKVLVLAPTRELAIQVSKDFKDVTKKLSVHCFYGGSSYNPQVDAIRNGIDVLVGTPGRIKDHLQNNKLDLSQLKHVVLDEVDQMLDMGFAEQVEEILSASYKKGDESNPQTLLFSATCPSWVYDVAKKYMRPQYVHVDLIGKRSQKAATTVEHLAIACHWSQRAAVIGDVVQVYSGSHGRTIVFCETKREAHELSMNTSIKQSSQSLHGDIPQKQRELTLKGFRNGTFEVLVATNVAARGLDIPEVDLVVQCSPPKDVESYIHRSGRTGRAGRTGICICFYQRKEEDQLRYVEQKAGITFKRVGVPTANDIVKSSSKDAVRFLDSVPPAAIEHFRTAAERLVEERGAVDALAAALAHISGATSLEQRSLMNSDVGYTTLVLNCSQEMHNIGFAWRGLKEQLGEEIDDQIKRMAFLKSKKGVCFDVPADKVKEIQDKWQDGRRWELTIATELPELEENTRSRGERGSGGRGGFRGGFRSGFRGGNYRSGGGEEDEVEEEDEVEDEVEEEVVVKRGTSARLLIVKHRSFSTDFLF, from the exons ATGCCATCTTTAGTTTTATCAAGCAACGACAACCTTAGCAACATGGACGACGTGGATGAGGGATTAGACACCAAACTGGATATCAAA aagaagaaggacaaggtcaagaagaagaaaaccacTATGACCGAAGAACCCGCTGACTGCGAGCCACCGGCTCCCAAAAAGGTCAAACGTGAGAAGATGGACACAGCCGACGGGACAGTGCAGAAGTCTCCTGACATTAATGGAAACCTGGGGAGAAAAGCAGCTAAAGTAAAGAACCTGCATTCCAGTGACGAGCTCGTGAACACAGCAGACGAGCAGTCCGAG aaaaaaaagaagaaaaagaaggcagcaGCACCGGATGGCGCAACAGTCGACCAACCACCCGTTGACGCCAATGGTGCAAAATCCCCCAAATCTCCAGCGAAAGTCAACGGGCATTTTACAGACTCTACCTCCCCACAGTCCAGTGAAGACTCTAGTGAAGAGAGTGAAAAGGATGTG GAGACACCGGAGCAAAAAATTGGAAATTTCTCAAATTTCAGAATCTCACAGGACACCATCAAGCTACTCAAAA CTCGGGGTGTGACGTATCTGTTCGACATTCAAGTGAAGACCTTCGACTCTGTCTACGACGGGAAGGACGTGATCGGCCAAGCACGAACCGGCACAGGAAAGACTTTCTCGTTCGCGATCCCACTGATAGAGAAACTACAGACTGGAGGCGAGGACAAAAGAAGAGGTAGAGCACCAAAG GTTCTGGTTCTAGCTCCGACCCGAGAGTTGGCAATTCAGGTGTCTAAAGACTTCAAGGATGTCACCAAGAAGCTCTCTGTTCACTGCTTCTATGGAGGAAGCTCCTACAACCCTCAAG TGGACGCCATTCGTAACGGGATCGACGTTCTTGTTGGCACCCCTGGCCGAATAAAAGACCACCTTCAGAACAACAAACTGGATTTGTCCCAGCTGAAACATGTGGTGCTGGATGAAGTGGACCAAATGCTCGATATGGGCTTTGCCGAGCAAGTGGAGGAGATCCTCTCTGCTTCCTACAAAAAAG GTGATGAAAGCAACCCTCAGACTCTGCTCTTTTCTGCCACTTGCCCTTCTTGGGTTTACGACGTGGCCAAGAAGTACATGCGGCCCCAGTACGTCCACGTGGACCTTATCGGCAAAAGATCTCAGAAAGCAGCCACCACTGTTGAG CATCTGGCCATAGCATGCCATTGGTCTCAGAGGGCAGCCGTGATCGGAGATGTAGTGCAGGTGTACAGCGGCAGCCACGGACGCACCATCGTCTTCTGCGAGACCAAGAGGGAAGCACATGAGCTGTCCATGAACACCTCAATCAAACAG AGTTCACAGTCTTTACACGGAGACATTCCTCAGAAACAACGAGAGCTCACACTGAAGGGTTTCCGGAACGGCACCTTCGAGGTCCTGGTGGCCACCAACGTGGCTGCACGAGGCCTCGATATCCCCGAAGTGGATTTGGTTGTTCAGTGTTCTCCTccgaag GACGTTGAGTCATATATTCATCGTTCTGGGCGAACTGGCAGAGCTGGAAGAACTGGCATCTGCATCTGTTTTTATCAgcgaaaagaggaagaccaactGCGATACGTCGAGCAGAAGGCT GGCATTACTTTCAAGCGTGTCGGTGTCCCCACTGCGAATGACATCGTCAAATCCTCCAGCAAAGATGCAGTCAG GTTTCTGGATTCCGTTCCTCCAGCAGCCATCGAACATTTTCGCACGGCGGCCGAGAGGCTGGTAGAAGAGCGCGGTGCGGTGGATGCTTTAGCAGCTGCTCTTGCACACATATCAGGAGCCACGAGTCTGGAGCAGAGGTCGCTTATGAACTCGGATGTT GGTTACACCACGTTGGTGCTCAACTGCTCTCAGGAGATGCATAACATCGGCTTTGCCTGGCGAGGGCTGAAAGAGCAGCTCGGGGAGGAGATCGATGACCAGATCAAGCGCATGGCCTTCCTTAAGAGCAAAAAG GGGGTTTGCTTTGATGTTCCGGCCGATAAGGTGAAGGAGATCCAG GACAAATGGCAAGATGGCCGCAGATGGGAGCTGACCATCGCCACCGAACTTCCCGAACTGGAGGAAAACACGCGGAGCCGTGGAGAACGAGGGTCCGGAGGTCGCGGCGGATTCCGTGGCGGATTTCGCAGCGGCTTTCGTGGGGGCAACTACCGAAGTGGAGGAGGGGAGGAGGacgaggtggaggaggaggacgaggtgGAGGACGAGGTAGAGGAAGAGGTGGTGGTCAAAAGAGGAACTTCAGCCAGGCTTTTGATCGTTAAACATCGCTCGTTCTCGACTGACTTTCTTTTCTAG
- the irf1a gene encoding interferon regulatory factor 1a isoform X2: MHQGRLRLRPWLEEQIRSGRYPGVVWLDETAQVFQIPWKHAARHGWNIDKDATLFRNWAIHTGRYKPGVDKPDPKTWKANFRCALNSLPDVQELRDKSIKKGHNAFRVYILLPNSKLPKKGKVSSLDMENARVGLPALRPHTTAHLERFTVKEERSATYCCSPTNGGMTAHEVQANAMEDHEQTEAVLKIVDHLQNTDHWSPLHEHERGWRPANSWMEGLHETMDCSSYPFQADWHNHNMTSQFV, translated from the exons ATGCACCAGGGTCGCCTGCGTTTACGGCCATGGCTGGAAGAACAGATTCGGTCAGGGAGATATCCAGGAGTCGTATGGCTAGATGAA ACTGCTCAGGTCTTCCAGATTCCTTGGAAACATGCCGCTCGACATGGCTGGAATATAGACAAGGACGCCACTTTGTTCCGAAACTGGGCCATTCATACAG GGAGATACAAACCTGGTGTTGACAAACCAGATCCCAAGACTTGGAAAGCCAACTTCCGCTGTGCTCTCAACTCCTTGCCAGACGTCCAAGAGCTTAGAGACAAAAGCATTAAGAAAGGTCACAATGCTTTTAGGGTGTATATTCTACTCCCCAACAGCAAATTGCCAAAGAAGGGAAAAG TGTCCAGCTTAGACATGGAGAATGCCAGAGTTGGTTTGCCTGCATTACGACCACACACcactgcacatctggaaaggttTACAG TGAAAGAAGAACGCTCAGCTACCTACTGCTGTTCCCCAACCAACGGCGGCATGACAGCACATG AAGTTCAAGCAAATGCAATGGAAGACCATGAGCAGACTGAAGCAGTGTTAAAG ATAGTAGACCACCTACAGAACACAGACCATTGGAGCCCTTTGCATGAGCATGAAAGAGGCTGGAGACCAGCAAATTCCTGGATGGAAGGTCTTC ATGAAACAATGGACTGTTCTAGCTACCCCTTCCAGGCAGATTGGCACAATCACAACATGACAAGTCAATTTGTCTGA
- the si:ch1073-291c23.2 gene encoding membrane-spanning 4-domains subfamily A member 4A — METNEGNDPMQITGPSIQTAGGTKPLHRFLRGEPRTVGIILLFLGLCLFLFGIPLKGGYLDTSSDSYCPFWLGILYFICGILYILSERNTTKKTVTISFAFSIIAILGTIVGVIIFSKGVFSNHNYYMYYYHDNETEANMELYMQIHSIEGVFLFHSLLAGVILITMSVFARLALRSSHSQMLVVMRYPPAE, encoded by the exons ATGGAGACAAATGAAGGTAATGATCCCATGCAGATTACAGGACCAAGCATACAAACTGCCGGTGGCACTAAACCTCTGCACCGGTTCCTAAGAGGAGAACCAAGAACTGTTGGG ATCATTCTGTTGTTTCTTGGCTTGTGCCTGTTCTTGTTTGGGATTCCTCTGAAGGGGGGCTACTTGGACACATCATCAGACAGCTATTGCCCCTTTTGGCTGGGAATCTtg TACTTTATTTGTGGTATTCTCTACATACTGTCAGAACGCAACACTACGAAGAAGACT GTCACAATTAGCTTTGCGTTTAGCATCATCGCAATACTGGGGACTATAGTTGGCGTAATCATTTTCTCCAAAGGTGTATTTTCCAACCATAATTACTATATGTATTATTACCACGACAATGAAACAGAAGCGAACATGGAACTTTAT ATGCAGATCCACAGCATTGAAGGCGTGTTCCTGTTCCACAGCTTGTTGGCTGGAGTGATCCTCATCACCATGTCTGTGTTTGCACGACTAGCACTACGCTCAAGTCATTCGCAG atgCTTGTGGTCATGCGTTACCCACCAGCAGAGTGA
- the irf1a gene encoding interferon regulatory factor 1a isoform X1, producing the protein MHQGRLRLRPWLEEQIRSGRYPGVVWLDETAQVFQIPWKHAARHGWNIDKDATLFRNWAIHTGRYKPGVDKPDPKTWKANFRCALNSLPDVQELRDKSIKKGHNAFRVYILLPNSKLPKKGKVSSLDMENARVGLPALRPHTTAHLERFTEAFWKYKDDARGVPPEMFAKNCHSSLPTVKEERSATYCCSPTNGGMTAHEVQANAMEDHEQTEAVLKIVDHLQNTDHWSPLHEHERGWRPANSWMEGLHETMDCSSYPFQADWHNHNMTSQFV; encoded by the exons ATGCACCAGGGTCGCCTGCGTTTACGGCCATGGCTGGAAGAACAGATTCGGTCAGGGAGATATCCAGGAGTCGTATGGCTAGATGAA ACTGCTCAGGTCTTCCAGATTCCTTGGAAACATGCCGCTCGACATGGCTGGAATATAGACAAGGACGCCACTTTGTTCCGAAACTGGGCCATTCATACAG GGAGATACAAACCTGGTGTTGACAAACCAGATCCCAAGACTTGGAAAGCCAACTTCCGCTGTGCTCTCAACTCCTTGCCAGACGTCCAAGAGCTTAGAGACAAAAGCATTAAGAAAGGTCACAATGCTTTTAGGGTGTATATTCTACTCCCCAACAGCAAATTGCCAAAGAAGGGAAAAG TGTCCAGCTTAGACATGGAGAATGCCAGAGTTGGTTTGCCTGCATTACGACCACACACcactgcacatctggaaaggttTACAG AAGCTTTTTGGAAGTATAAGGACGACGCCCGAGGTGTTCCTCCTGAGATGTTTGCTAAAAACTGCCACTCATCTTTACCAACAGTGAAAGAAGAACGCTCAGCTACCTACTGCTGTTCCCCAACCAACGGCGGCATGACAGCACATG AAGTTCAAGCAAATGCAATGGAAGACCATGAGCAGACTGAAGCAGTGTTAAAG ATAGTAGACCACCTACAGAACACAGACCATTGGAGCCCTTTGCATGAGCATGAAAGAGGCTGGAGACCAGCAAATTCCTGGATGGAAGGTCTTC ATGAAACAATGGACTGTTCTAGCTACCCCTTCCAGGCAGATTGGCACAATCACAACATGACAAGTCAATTTGTCTGA
- the LOC124381161 gene encoding telomere zinc finger-associated protein-like isoform X2 encodes MKVSARAAILVAFTMEMEQLQQALTCRMKQKEVTQTVQDQIKRKKGFTEDKSLNKTLLSSSYFPYGSNQPPATPSYEVVPVIRHSTGNAKFPLQSICLAKTLEQVSEANKDHQDNKLLLNSSHSKHDKAENSVNDMSKVVANEAEKFTIPDNIGQYEYSGPQTFTAVHSNNDNKDQCVHSAHTNSTHLSPEPDHLTNRCVSDGGSVQSFNSFETRKYVHVPVIFSDTISDKKSYKSTNNPENRGQTFIKQMTKSHKRRANLHLDNSIKTDTNDTVCENATPDLGVSHKINQHYAPSLEMLTVRQFALGEDSDCCEFSKLRKDYQGHLRYHCFPQSNESDSDETCPSPKKEAKDDSEFLETIDVAEILISTREELKSGSCSHSETRRFQCTVPECEKAFSQRGSLNRHMRTHLGIRPYSCPLCTMCFSRQYRVTEHMRVHQRSCDDPP; translated from the exons atgaaggtgagcGCTCGCGCTGCGATTTTGGTCGCGTTCACAATGGAG ATGGAGCAACTGCAGCAGGCATTGACCTGCAGGATGAAACAGAAAGAGGTAACACAGACTG TTCAGGACCAAATCAAGAGAAAGAAGGGATTTACAGAGGATAAGTCTCTCAACAAGACTCTTCTATCCTCATCATATTTTCCATACGGCTCCAACCAGccaccagccacaccaagctacgAGGTCGTCCCAGTCATACGCCACTCGACAGGAAACGCTAAATTTCCACTACAATCCATCTGTCTCGCTAAAACCCTTGAACAAGTATCAGAGGCCAACAAAGACCATCAGGATAACAAGTTATTGCTTAATTCATCACACTCAAAACATGACAAGGCAGAGAATTCAGTAAACGATATGTCCAAGGTTGTTGCTAATGAAGCGGAAAAGTTCACTATCCCTGACAACATTGGACAATATGAATATAGTGGCCCTCAGACGTTCACAGCTGTCCATTCAAACAACGATAATAAAGATCAGTGTGTGCATAGTGCTCACACCAACAGTACGCATTTGTCTCCAGAACCTGACCACCTGACCAACAGATGTGTTTCAGATGGAGGCAGTGTCCAGTCATTTAATTCTTTTGAAACAAGAAAATATGTACATGTTCCAGTCATTTTCTCAGACACCATTAGTGATAAGAAATCGTACAAAAGCACCAACAACCCTGAGAACAGAGGTCAGACTTTTAtcaaacaaatgacaaaaagtCATAAAAGGCGAGCCAATTTACATTTAGACAATTCTATCAAAACCGACACTAATGATACCGTGTGTGAAAACGCAACTCCGGATCTTGGCGTGAGCCACAAAATAAACCAGCATTATGCTCCCTCACTGGAAATGTTGACTGTGCGACAATTTGCCTTGGGTGAAGACTCTGACTGCTGTGAATTCTCCAAACTGAGAAAAGACTATCAGGGCCACTTAAGATACCACTGCTTCCCCCAGTCAAATGAATCAGACAGTGACGAAACATGCCCAAGCCCTAAAAAGGAGGCGAAAGATGATTCCGAATTTCTGGAGACGATAGACGTGGCCGAGATATTGATCTCCACTAGAGAAGAACTGAAGTCTGGATCTTGCAGTCACTCCGAAACACGTCGGTTCCAGTGCACGGTTCCTGAGTGTGAGAAGGCCTTCAGTCAGCGCGGATCATTGAACagacacatgcgcacacacctAGGTATTCGTCCTTACTCGTGTCCACTTTGCACCATGTGTTTTTCCAGACAGTACAGAGTGACTGAGCACATGCGTGTCCACCAGAGGAGCTGTGATGACCCACCTTAA
- the LOC124381161 gene encoding telomere zinc finger-associated protein-like isoform X1 produces MKVSARAAILVAFTMEIKTEPIAKPSHGFALLKELDLQRRTGTFCDCVIHVHVNPDQLFLAHKSVLAAFSPVFATLLPQHGSLIELNSPLLTPETLALLLEYMYTGKLPPESHEEPIVNAAFYLQMEQLQQALTCRMKQKEVTQTVQDQIKRKKGFTEDKSLNKTLLSSSYFPYGSNQPPATPSYEVVPVIRHSTGNAKFPLQSICLAKTLEQVSEANKDHQDNKLLLNSSHSKHDKAENSVNDMSKVVANEAEKFTIPDNIGQYEYSGPQTFTAVHSNNDNKDQCVHSAHTNSTHLSPEPDHLTNRCVSDGGSVQSFNSFETRKYVHVPVIFSDTISDKKSYKSTNNPENRGQTFIKQMTKSHKRRANLHLDNSIKTDTNDTVCENATPDLGVSHKINQHYAPSLEMLTVRQFALGEDSDCCEFSKLRKDYQGHLRYHCFPQSNESDSDETCPSPKKEAKDDSEFLETIDVAEILISTREELKSGSCSHSETRRFQCTVPECEKAFSQRGSLNRHMRTHLGIRPYSCPLCTMCFSRQYRVTEHMRVHQRSCDDPP; encoded by the exons atgaaggtgagcGCTCGCGCTGCGATTTTGGTCGCGTTCACAATGGAG ATTAAAACTGAACCCATAGCCAAACCTTCCCATGGCTTTGCTTTACTGAAAGAGCTGGACTTGCAGCGGAGAACAGGAACCTTCTGTGACTGTGTGATACATGTCCATGTGAACCCTGACCAGCTCTTCTTGGCTCATAAAAGTGTCCTTGCTGCCTTCAGTCCAGTGTTCGCCACCCTTCTTCCCCAGCACGGTTCCCTCATAGAATTAAATTCACCTCTTCTCACCCCAGAAACACTGGCTTTACTTCTGGAGTATATGTATACAGGCAAATTGCCCCCAGAGAGCCACGAAGAACCAATAGTGAATGCAGCTTTCTACCTGCAGATGGAGCAACTGCAGCAGGCATTGACCTGCAGGATGAAACAGAAAGAGGTAACACAGACTG TTCAGGACCAAATCAAGAGAAAGAAGGGATTTACAGAGGATAAGTCTCTCAACAAGACTCTTCTATCCTCATCATATTTTCCATACGGCTCCAACCAGccaccagccacaccaagctacgAGGTCGTCCCAGTCATACGCCACTCGACAGGAAACGCTAAATTTCCACTACAATCCATCTGTCTCGCTAAAACCCTTGAACAAGTATCAGAGGCCAACAAAGACCATCAGGATAACAAGTTATTGCTTAATTCATCACACTCAAAACATGACAAGGCAGAGAATTCAGTAAACGATATGTCCAAGGTTGTTGCTAATGAAGCGGAAAAGTTCACTATCCCTGACAACATTGGACAATATGAATATAGTGGCCCTCAGACGTTCACAGCTGTCCATTCAAACAACGATAATAAAGATCAGTGTGTGCATAGTGCTCACACCAACAGTACGCATTTGTCTCCAGAACCTGACCACCTGACCAACAGATGTGTTTCAGATGGAGGCAGTGTCCAGTCATTTAATTCTTTTGAAACAAGAAAATATGTACATGTTCCAGTCATTTTCTCAGACACCATTAGTGATAAGAAATCGTACAAAAGCACCAACAACCCTGAGAACAGAGGTCAGACTTTTAtcaaacaaatgacaaaaagtCATAAAAGGCGAGCCAATTTACATTTAGACAATTCTATCAAAACCGACACTAATGATACCGTGTGTGAAAACGCAACTCCGGATCTTGGCGTGAGCCACAAAATAAACCAGCATTATGCTCCCTCACTGGAAATGTTGACTGTGCGACAATTTGCCTTGGGTGAAGACTCTGACTGCTGTGAATTCTCCAAACTGAGAAAAGACTATCAGGGCCACTTAAGATACCACTGCTTCCCCCAGTCAAATGAATCAGACAGTGACGAAACATGCCCAAGCCCTAAAAAGGAGGCGAAAGATGATTCCGAATTTCTGGAGACGATAGACGTGGCCGAGATATTGATCTCCACTAGAGAAGAACTGAAGTCTGGATCTTGCAGTCACTCCGAAACACGTCGGTTCCAGTGCACGGTTCCTGAGTGTGAGAAGGCCTTCAGTCAGCGCGGATCATTGAACagacacatgcgcacacacctAGGTATTCGTCCTTACTCGTGTCCACTTTGCACCATGTGTTTTTCCAGACAGTACAGAGTGACTGAGCACATGCGTGTCCACCAGAGGAGCTGTGATGACCCACCTTAA